Proteins found in one Takifugu rubripes chromosome 15, fTakRub1.2, whole genome shotgun sequence genomic segment:
- the picalma gene encoding phosphatidylinositol binding clathrin assembly protein a isoform X1 → MSGQSITDRITAAQHSVTGSAITKTVCKATTHEIMGPKKKHLDYLIQCTNEMNVNIPQLADTLFERTANTSWVVVFKSLTATHNLMVYGNERFIQYLASRNTLFNLSNFLDKSGLQGYDMSTFIRRYSRYLNEKAVSYRQVAFDFTKVKRGSDGVMRTMSTEKLLKTVPIIQNQMDVLLDFNVNANELTNGVINAAFMLLFKDAIRLFAAYNEGIINLLEKYFDMKKVQCKEGLDVYKKFLTRMTRISEFLKVAEQVGIDRGDIPDLSQFTVCAPSSLLDALEQHLASLEGKKVKDSTAASRASTLSSAVSSLANTGMSLTRVDERERQAALEEEQARLKALKVRPPHQTPHPVTQHKVPEAAGVREQRLKELQRNPAIATTDSSPVSTAGGTVNSVPVIDLFSTPSSTNSNSKAANDLLDLQPAFQQPLSIPATNTWGDPFNSSTEAEEEPIPNPFLPLPVVDPVHPTAFSLDSGSLSSWTPNNEALDSFSGTNPYRNTALFQSEPPALAGLFRGFPASPTPQQPQNSQSLNVDFDSVFGNNTNANNLESTDVLGGILKPTVTSLTNQSTPLNGQQPHKLVSNDLDSSLANLVGNLGMSNGTAKNDLHWSQPGERKLTGGTNWQPKTAPSTTWNPANMAPSVVAFPATTPTGMMAYAMPPQMGSMMMTQPGLLYSQPGIRQANPFGTNPGAQMQFM, encoded by the exons ATTTGATTCAGTGCACCAACGAGATGAACGTGAACATCCCTCAGCTGGCCGACACCTTGTTTGAGAGGACCGCCAACACCAGCTGGGTGGTGGTGTTCAAGTCCCTCACCGCCACCCACAATCTGATGGTCTACGGCAACGAG agATTTATCCAATATTTGGCATCAAGGAACACACTATTCAACCTCAGTAATTTTTTGGACAAGAGCGGCCTCCAAG GTTACGACATGTCGACGTTCATCCGGAGGTACAGCCGCTACCTGAACGAGAAGGCGGTTTCCTACAGACAAGTTGCCTTTGATTTCACTAAAGTGAAAAGGGG GTCCGACGGCGTCATGAGAACCATGAGCACGGAGAAACTCCTCAAGACCGTCCCCATCATCCAGAACCAGATGGACGTGTTGCTGGACTTCAAT GTGAATGCGAATGAACTCACCAACGGTGTGATCAACGCCGCCTTCATGCTCCTCTTCAAGGACGCCATCCGGCTGTTTGCTGCCTACAACGAGGGCATCATCAACCTCTTGG AGAAGTATTTTGACATGAAGAAAGTCCAGTGCAAAGAGGGACTGGATGTCTACAAGAAGTTCCTCACCCGAATGACAAGAATCTCCGAGTTCCTGAAGGTGGCAGAG CAAGTGGGCATCGACCGAGGGGACATCCCGGACCTGTCTCAG TTTACAGTTTGT GCCCCCAGCAGCTTACTGGACGCCCTGGAGCAGCACTTGGCCTCCTTAGAGGGAAAGAAAGTGAAGGATTCAACAGCAGCGAGCAG GGCGAGCACGCTCTCCAGCGCGGTGTCCTCCCTGGCCAACACGGGCATGTCCTTGACCAGAGTGGACGAGAGGGAAAGACAGGCGGCgctggaagaggagcaggcTCGTCTGAAAGCACTGAAAGtacgccccccccaccaaactCCTCACCCAGTCACCCAACACAAGGTTCCTGAGGCTGCTGGTGTCAGG GAACAGCGTCTGAAGGAGCTCCAGAGGAATCCAGCTATAGCGACCACAGACTCGTCCCCTGTCTCTACAGCAGGTGGGACCGTCAACTCGGTCCCAGTTATTGACCTTTTCTCTACTCCCAGCTCCACCAACAG CAACTCGAAAGCAGCAAATGACCTGCTGGATCTGCAACCAGCGTTCCAGCAGCCTCTGTCCATCCCTGCCACCAACACATGGGGAG ATCCTTTCAATTCTTCTacagaagctgaggaggaacccATTCCAaatcctttcctccctctccctgttgTCGATCCTGTCCACCCCACTGCTTTTTCCCTGGACTCTGGCAGCCTGTCCTCTTGGACACCTAATAATGAAGCGCTGG ACTCCTTCAGTGGGACAAACCCTTATAGAAACACTGCTCTCTTCCAATCTGAACCCCCTGCCTTAGCTGGTCTGTTCAGAG GGTTTCCAGCCTCCCCGACGCCCCAGCAGCCCCAGAACTCTCAAAGCCTCAACGTTGACTTTGACTCGGTGTTTGGCAACAACACCAACGCCAACAACCTGGAGTCCACAG ACGTTTTAGGCGGCATCCTCAAACCCACAGTCACGTCCTTAACCAACCAGAGCACGCCCTTAAATGGCCAGCAGCCCCACAAACTGGTGTCCAACGACTTGGATTCATCTCTAGCCAACCTTGTTGGAA aTTTGGGGATGAGCAATGGGACAGCTAAGAA TGATCTTCACTGGAGCCAGCCTGGGGAGAGGAAGCTGACGGGCGGCACCAACTGGCAGCCCAAGACGGCTCCTTCCACCACCTGGAACCCTGCAAACATG gCTCCATCTGTCGTTGCCTTCCCCGCAACCACGCCGACGGGCATGATGGCATACGCGATG CCTCCTCAGATGGGCTCCATGATGATGACACAGCCAGGCCTGCTCTACTCCCAGCCTGGGATCAGGCAAGCCAACCCGTTTGGTACCAACCCGGGTGCCCAG ATGCAGTTCATGTAA
- the picalma gene encoding phosphatidylinositol binding clathrin assembly protein a isoform X2 — MSGQSITDRITAAQHSVTGSAITKTVCKATTHEIMGPKKKHLDYLIQCTNEMNVNIPQLADTLFERTANTSWVVVFKSLTATHNLMVYGNERFIQYLASRNTLFNLSNFLDKSGLQGYDMSTFIRRYSRYLNEKAVSYRQVAFDFTKVKRGSDGVMRTMSTEKLLKTVPIIQNQMDVLLDFNVNANELTNGVINAAFMLLFKDAIRLFAAYNEGIINLLEKYFDMKKVQCKEGLDVYKKFLTRMTRISEFLKVAEQVGIDRGDIPDLSQFTVCAPSSLLDALEQHLASLEGKKVKDSTAASRASTLSSAVSSLANTGMSLTRVDERERQAALEEEQARLKALKVRPPHQTPHPVTQHKVPEAAGVREQRLKELQRNPAIATTDSSPVSTAGGTVNSVPVIDLFSTPSSTNSNSKAANDLLDLQPAFQQPLSIPATNTWGDPFNSSTEAEEEPIPNPFLPLPVVDPVHPTAFSLDSGSLSSWTPNNEALDSFSGTNPYRNTALFQSEPPALAGLFRGFPASPTPQQPQNSQSLNVDFDSVFGNNTNANNLESTDVLGGILKPTVTSLTNQSTPLNGQQPHKLVSNDLDSSLANLVGNLGMSNGTAKNDLHWSQPGERKLTGGTNWQPKTAPSTTWNPANMAPSVVAFPATTPTGMMAYAMPPQMGSMMMTQPGLLYSQPGIRQANPFGTNPGAQFM, encoded by the exons ATTTGATTCAGTGCACCAACGAGATGAACGTGAACATCCCTCAGCTGGCCGACACCTTGTTTGAGAGGACCGCCAACACCAGCTGGGTGGTGGTGTTCAAGTCCCTCACCGCCACCCACAATCTGATGGTCTACGGCAACGAG agATTTATCCAATATTTGGCATCAAGGAACACACTATTCAACCTCAGTAATTTTTTGGACAAGAGCGGCCTCCAAG GTTACGACATGTCGACGTTCATCCGGAGGTACAGCCGCTACCTGAACGAGAAGGCGGTTTCCTACAGACAAGTTGCCTTTGATTTCACTAAAGTGAAAAGGGG GTCCGACGGCGTCATGAGAACCATGAGCACGGAGAAACTCCTCAAGACCGTCCCCATCATCCAGAACCAGATGGACGTGTTGCTGGACTTCAAT GTGAATGCGAATGAACTCACCAACGGTGTGATCAACGCCGCCTTCATGCTCCTCTTCAAGGACGCCATCCGGCTGTTTGCTGCCTACAACGAGGGCATCATCAACCTCTTGG AGAAGTATTTTGACATGAAGAAAGTCCAGTGCAAAGAGGGACTGGATGTCTACAAGAAGTTCCTCACCCGAATGACAAGAATCTCCGAGTTCCTGAAGGTGGCAGAG CAAGTGGGCATCGACCGAGGGGACATCCCGGACCTGTCTCAG TTTACAGTTTGT GCCCCCAGCAGCTTACTGGACGCCCTGGAGCAGCACTTGGCCTCCTTAGAGGGAAAGAAAGTGAAGGATTCAACAGCAGCGAGCAG GGCGAGCACGCTCTCCAGCGCGGTGTCCTCCCTGGCCAACACGGGCATGTCCTTGACCAGAGTGGACGAGAGGGAAAGACAGGCGGCgctggaagaggagcaggcTCGTCTGAAAGCACTGAAAGtacgccccccccaccaaactCCTCACCCAGTCACCCAACACAAGGTTCCTGAGGCTGCTGGTGTCAGG GAACAGCGTCTGAAGGAGCTCCAGAGGAATCCAGCTATAGCGACCACAGACTCGTCCCCTGTCTCTACAGCAGGTGGGACCGTCAACTCGGTCCCAGTTATTGACCTTTTCTCTACTCCCAGCTCCACCAACAG CAACTCGAAAGCAGCAAATGACCTGCTGGATCTGCAACCAGCGTTCCAGCAGCCTCTGTCCATCCCTGCCACCAACACATGGGGAG ATCCTTTCAATTCTTCTacagaagctgaggaggaacccATTCCAaatcctttcctccctctccctgttgTCGATCCTGTCCACCCCACTGCTTTTTCCCTGGACTCTGGCAGCCTGTCCTCTTGGACACCTAATAATGAAGCGCTGG ACTCCTTCAGTGGGACAAACCCTTATAGAAACACTGCTCTCTTCCAATCTGAACCCCCTGCCTTAGCTGGTCTGTTCAGAG GGTTTCCAGCCTCCCCGACGCCCCAGCAGCCCCAGAACTCTCAAAGCCTCAACGTTGACTTTGACTCGGTGTTTGGCAACAACACCAACGCCAACAACCTGGAGTCCACAG ACGTTTTAGGCGGCATCCTCAAACCCACAGTCACGTCCTTAACCAACCAGAGCACGCCCTTAAATGGCCAGCAGCCCCACAAACTGGTGTCCAACGACTTGGATTCATCTCTAGCCAACCTTGTTGGAA aTTTGGGGATGAGCAATGGGACAGCTAAGAA TGATCTTCACTGGAGCCAGCCTGGGGAGAGGAAGCTGACGGGCGGCACCAACTGGCAGCCCAAGACGGCTCCTTCCACCACCTGGAACCCTGCAAACATG gCTCCATCTGTCGTTGCCTTCCCCGCAACCACGCCGACGGGCATGATGGCATACGCGATG CCTCCTCAGATGGGCTCCATGATGATGACACAGCCAGGCCTGCTCTACTCCCAGCCTGGGATCAGGCAAGCCAACCCGTTTGGTACCAACCCGGGTGCCCAG TTCATGTAA
- the picalma gene encoding phosphatidylinositol binding clathrin assembly protein a isoform X3, which yields MSGQSITDRITAAQHSVTGSAITKTVCKATTHEIMGPKKKHLDYLIQCTNEMNVNIPQLADTLFERTANTSWVVVFKSLTATHNLMVYGNERFIQYLASRNTLFNLSNFLDKSGLQGYDMSTFIRRYSRYLNEKAVSYRQVAFDFTKVKRGSDGVMRTMSTEKLLKTVPIIQNQMDVLLDFNVNANELTNGVINAAFMLLFKDAIRLFAAYNEGIINLLEKYFDMKKVQCKEGLDVYKKFLTRMTRISEFLKVAEQVGIDRGDIPDLSQFTVCAPSSLLDALEQHLASLEGKKVKDSTAASRASTLSSAVSSLANTGMSLTRVDERERQAALEEEQARLKALKVRPPHQTPHPVTQHKVPEAAGVREQRLKELQRNPAIATTDSSPVSTAGGTVNSVPVIDLFSTPSSTNSNSKAANDLLDLQPAFQQPLSIPATNTWGDPFNSSTEAEEEPIPNPFLPLPVVDPVHPTAFSLDSGSLSSWTPNNEALDSFSGTNPYRNTALFQSEPPALAGLFRGFPASPTPQQPQNSQSLNVDFDSVFGNNTNANNLESTGGILKPTVTSLTNQSTPLNGQQPHKLVSNDLDSSLANLVGNLGMSNGTAKNDLHWSQPGERKLTGGTNWQPKTAPSTTWNPANMAPSVVAFPATTPTGMMAYAMPPQMGSMMMTQPGLLYSQPGIRQANPFGTNPGAQMQFM from the exons ATTTGATTCAGTGCACCAACGAGATGAACGTGAACATCCCTCAGCTGGCCGACACCTTGTTTGAGAGGACCGCCAACACCAGCTGGGTGGTGGTGTTCAAGTCCCTCACCGCCACCCACAATCTGATGGTCTACGGCAACGAG agATTTATCCAATATTTGGCATCAAGGAACACACTATTCAACCTCAGTAATTTTTTGGACAAGAGCGGCCTCCAAG GTTACGACATGTCGACGTTCATCCGGAGGTACAGCCGCTACCTGAACGAGAAGGCGGTTTCCTACAGACAAGTTGCCTTTGATTTCACTAAAGTGAAAAGGGG GTCCGACGGCGTCATGAGAACCATGAGCACGGAGAAACTCCTCAAGACCGTCCCCATCATCCAGAACCAGATGGACGTGTTGCTGGACTTCAAT GTGAATGCGAATGAACTCACCAACGGTGTGATCAACGCCGCCTTCATGCTCCTCTTCAAGGACGCCATCCGGCTGTTTGCTGCCTACAACGAGGGCATCATCAACCTCTTGG AGAAGTATTTTGACATGAAGAAAGTCCAGTGCAAAGAGGGACTGGATGTCTACAAGAAGTTCCTCACCCGAATGACAAGAATCTCCGAGTTCCTGAAGGTGGCAGAG CAAGTGGGCATCGACCGAGGGGACATCCCGGACCTGTCTCAG TTTACAGTTTGT GCCCCCAGCAGCTTACTGGACGCCCTGGAGCAGCACTTGGCCTCCTTAGAGGGAAAGAAAGTGAAGGATTCAACAGCAGCGAGCAG GGCGAGCACGCTCTCCAGCGCGGTGTCCTCCCTGGCCAACACGGGCATGTCCTTGACCAGAGTGGACGAGAGGGAAAGACAGGCGGCgctggaagaggagcaggcTCGTCTGAAAGCACTGAAAGtacgccccccccaccaaactCCTCACCCAGTCACCCAACACAAGGTTCCTGAGGCTGCTGGTGTCAGG GAACAGCGTCTGAAGGAGCTCCAGAGGAATCCAGCTATAGCGACCACAGACTCGTCCCCTGTCTCTACAGCAGGTGGGACCGTCAACTCGGTCCCAGTTATTGACCTTTTCTCTACTCCCAGCTCCACCAACAG CAACTCGAAAGCAGCAAATGACCTGCTGGATCTGCAACCAGCGTTCCAGCAGCCTCTGTCCATCCCTGCCACCAACACATGGGGAG ATCCTTTCAATTCTTCTacagaagctgaggaggaacccATTCCAaatcctttcctccctctccctgttgTCGATCCTGTCCACCCCACTGCTTTTTCCCTGGACTCTGGCAGCCTGTCCTCTTGGACACCTAATAATGAAGCGCTGG ACTCCTTCAGTGGGACAAACCCTTATAGAAACACTGCTCTCTTCCAATCTGAACCCCCTGCCTTAGCTGGTCTGTTCAGAG GGTTTCCAGCCTCCCCGACGCCCCAGCAGCCCCAGAACTCTCAAAGCCTCAACGTTGACTTTGACTCGGTGTTTGGCAACAACACCAACGCCAACAACCTGGAGTCCACAG GCGGCATCCTCAAACCCACAGTCACGTCCTTAACCAACCAGAGCACGCCCTTAAATGGCCAGCAGCCCCACAAACTGGTGTCCAACGACTTGGATTCATCTCTAGCCAACCTTGTTGGAA aTTTGGGGATGAGCAATGGGACAGCTAAGAA TGATCTTCACTGGAGCCAGCCTGGGGAGAGGAAGCTGACGGGCGGCACCAACTGGCAGCCCAAGACGGCTCCTTCCACCACCTGGAACCCTGCAAACATG gCTCCATCTGTCGTTGCCTTCCCCGCAACCACGCCGACGGGCATGATGGCATACGCGATG CCTCCTCAGATGGGCTCCATGATGATGACACAGCCAGGCCTGCTCTACTCCCAGCCTGGGATCAGGCAAGCCAACCCGTTTGGTACCAACCCGGGTGCCCAG ATGCAGTTCATGTAA
- the picalma gene encoding phosphatidylinositol binding clathrin assembly protein a isoform X5, producing MSGQSITDRITAAQHSVTGSAITKTVCKATTHEIMGPKKKHLDYLIQCTNEMNVNIPQLADTLFERTANTSWVVVFKSLTATHNLMVYGNERFIQYLASRNTLFNLSNFLDKSGLQGYDMSTFIRRYSRYLNEKAVSYRQVAFDFTKVKRGSDGVMRTMSTEKLLKTVPIIQNQMDVLLDFNVNANELTNGVINAAFMLLFKDAIRLFAAYNEGIINLLEKYFDMKKVQCKEGLDVYKKFLTRMTRISEFLKVAEQVGIDRGDIPDLSQFTVCAPSSLLDALEQHLASLEGKKVKDSTAASRASTLSSAVSSLANTGMSLTRVDERERQAALEEEQARLKALKVRPPHQTPHPVTQHKVPEAAGVREQRLKELQRNPAIATTDSSPVSTAGGTVNSVPVIDLFSTPSSTNSNSKAANDLLDLQPAFQQPLSIPATNTWGDPFNSSTEAEEEPIPNPFLPLPVVDPVHPTAFSLDSGSLSSWTPNNEALDSFSGTNPYRNTALFQSEPPALAGLFRGFPASPTPQQPQNSQSLNVDFDSVFGNNTNANNLESTVTSLTNQSTPLNGQQPHKLVSNDLDSSLANLVGNLGMSNGTAKNDLHWSQPGERKLTGGTNWQPKTAPSTTWNPANMAPSVVAFPATTPTGMMAYAMPPQMGSMMMTQPGLLYSQPGIRQANPFGTNPGAQMQFM from the exons ATTTGATTCAGTGCACCAACGAGATGAACGTGAACATCCCTCAGCTGGCCGACACCTTGTTTGAGAGGACCGCCAACACCAGCTGGGTGGTGGTGTTCAAGTCCCTCACCGCCACCCACAATCTGATGGTCTACGGCAACGAG agATTTATCCAATATTTGGCATCAAGGAACACACTATTCAACCTCAGTAATTTTTTGGACAAGAGCGGCCTCCAAG GTTACGACATGTCGACGTTCATCCGGAGGTACAGCCGCTACCTGAACGAGAAGGCGGTTTCCTACAGACAAGTTGCCTTTGATTTCACTAAAGTGAAAAGGGG GTCCGACGGCGTCATGAGAACCATGAGCACGGAGAAACTCCTCAAGACCGTCCCCATCATCCAGAACCAGATGGACGTGTTGCTGGACTTCAAT GTGAATGCGAATGAACTCACCAACGGTGTGATCAACGCCGCCTTCATGCTCCTCTTCAAGGACGCCATCCGGCTGTTTGCTGCCTACAACGAGGGCATCATCAACCTCTTGG AGAAGTATTTTGACATGAAGAAAGTCCAGTGCAAAGAGGGACTGGATGTCTACAAGAAGTTCCTCACCCGAATGACAAGAATCTCCGAGTTCCTGAAGGTGGCAGAG CAAGTGGGCATCGACCGAGGGGACATCCCGGACCTGTCTCAG TTTACAGTTTGT GCCCCCAGCAGCTTACTGGACGCCCTGGAGCAGCACTTGGCCTCCTTAGAGGGAAAGAAAGTGAAGGATTCAACAGCAGCGAGCAG GGCGAGCACGCTCTCCAGCGCGGTGTCCTCCCTGGCCAACACGGGCATGTCCTTGACCAGAGTGGACGAGAGGGAAAGACAGGCGGCgctggaagaggagcaggcTCGTCTGAAAGCACTGAAAGtacgccccccccaccaaactCCTCACCCAGTCACCCAACACAAGGTTCCTGAGGCTGCTGGTGTCAGG GAACAGCGTCTGAAGGAGCTCCAGAGGAATCCAGCTATAGCGACCACAGACTCGTCCCCTGTCTCTACAGCAGGTGGGACCGTCAACTCGGTCCCAGTTATTGACCTTTTCTCTACTCCCAGCTCCACCAACAG CAACTCGAAAGCAGCAAATGACCTGCTGGATCTGCAACCAGCGTTCCAGCAGCCTCTGTCCATCCCTGCCACCAACACATGGGGAG ATCCTTTCAATTCTTCTacagaagctgaggaggaacccATTCCAaatcctttcctccctctccctgttgTCGATCCTGTCCACCCCACTGCTTTTTCCCTGGACTCTGGCAGCCTGTCCTCTTGGACACCTAATAATGAAGCGCTGG ACTCCTTCAGTGGGACAAACCCTTATAGAAACACTGCTCTCTTCCAATCTGAACCCCCTGCCTTAGCTGGTCTGTTCAGAG GGTTTCCAGCCTCCCCGACGCCCCAGCAGCCCCAGAACTCTCAAAGCCTCAACGTTGACTTTGACTCGGTGTTTGGCAACAACACCAACGCCAACAACCTGGAGTCCACAG TCACGTCCTTAACCAACCAGAGCACGCCCTTAAATGGCCAGCAGCCCCACAAACTGGTGTCCAACGACTTGGATTCATCTCTAGCCAACCTTGTTGGAA aTTTGGGGATGAGCAATGGGACAGCTAAGAA TGATCTTCACTGGAGCCAGCCTGGGGAGAGGAAGCTGACGGGCGGCACCAACTGGCAGCCCAAGACGGCTCCTTCCACCACCTGGAACCCTGCAAACATG gCTCCATCTGTCGTTGCCTTCCCCGCAACCACGCCGACGGGCATGATGGCATACGCGATG CCTCCTCAGATGGGCTCCATGATGATGACACAGCCAGGCCTGCTCTACTCCCAGCCTGGGATCAGGCAAGCCAACCCGTTTGGTACCAACCCGGGTGCCCAG ATGCAGTTCATGTAA
- the picalma gene encoding phosphatidylinositol binding clathrin assembly protein a isoform X11, whose protein sequence is MSGQSITDRITAAQHSVTGSAITKTVCKATTHEIMGPKKKHLDYLIQCTNEMNVNIPQLADTLFERTANTSWVVVFKSLTATHNLMVYGNERFIQYLASRNTLFNLSNFLDKSGLQGYDMSTFIRRYSRYLNEKAVSYRQVAFDFTKVKRGSDGVMRTMSTEKLLKTVPIIQNQMDVLLDFNVNANELTNGVINAAFMLLFKDAIRLFAAYNEGIINLLEKYFDMKKVQCKEGLDVYKKFLTRMTRISEFLKVAEQVGIDRGDIPDLSQFTVCAPSSLLDALEQHLASLEGKKVKDSTAASRASTLSSAVSSLANTGMSLTRVDERERQAALEEEQARLKALKVRPPHQTPHPVTQHKVPEAAGVREQRLKELQRNPAIATTDSSPVSTAGGTVNSVPVIDLFSTPSSTNSNSKAANDLLDLQPAFQQPLSIPATNTWGDSFSGTNPYRNTALFQSEPPALAGLFRGFPASPTPQQPQNSQSLNVDFDSVFGNNTNANNLESTDVLGGILKPTVTSLTNQSTPLNGQQPHKLVSNDLDSSLANLVGNLGMSNGTAKNDLHWSQPGERKLTGGTNWQPKTAPSTTWNPANMAPSVVAFPATTPTGMMAYAMPPQMGSMMMTQPGLLYSQPGIRQANPFGTNPGAQMQFM, encoded by the exons ATTTGATTCAGTGCACCAACGAGATGAACGTGAACATCCCTCAGCTGGCCGACACCTTGTTTGAGAGGACCGCCAACACCAGCTGGGTGGTGGTGTTCAAGTCCCTCACCGCCACCCACAATCTGATGGTCTACGGCAACGAG agATTTATCCAATATTTGGCATCAAGGAACACACTATTCAACCTCAGTAATTTTTTGGACAAGAGCGGCCTCCAAG GTTACGACATGTCGACGTTCATCCGGAGGTACAGCCGCTACCTGAACGAGAAGGCGGTTTCCTACAGACAAGTTGCCTTTGATTTCACTAAAGTGAAAAGGGG GTCCGACGGCGTCATGAGAACCATGAGCACGGAGAAACTCCTCAAGACCGTCCCCATCATCCAGAACCAGATGGACGTGTTGCTGGACTTCAAT GTGAATGCGAATGAACTCACCAACGGTGTGATCAACGCCGCCTTCATGCTCCTCTTCAAGGACGCCATCCGGCTGTTTGCTGCCTACAACGAGGGCATCATCAACCTCTTGG AGAAGTATTTTGACATGAAGAAAGTCCAGTGCAAAGAGGGACTGGATGTCTACAAGAAGTTCCTCACCCGAATGACAAGAATCTCCGAGTTCCTGAAGGTGGCAGAG CAAGTGGGCATCGACCGAGGGGACATCCCGGACCTGTCTCAG TTTACAGTTTGT GCCCCCAGCAGCTTACTGGACGCCCTGGAGCAGCACTTGGCCTCCTTAGAGGGAAAGAAAGTGAAGGATTCAACAGCAGCGAGCAG GGCGAGCACGCTCTCCAGCGCGGTGTCCTCCCTGGCCAACACGGGCATGTCCTTGACCAGAGTGGACGAGAGGGAAAGACAGGCGGCgctggaagaggagcaggcTCGTCTGAAAGCACTGAAAGtacgccccccccaccaaactCCTCACCCAGTCACCCAACACAAGGTTCCTGAGGCTGCTGGTGTCAGG GAACAGCGTCTGAAGGAGCTCCAGAGGAATCCAGCTATAGCGACCACAGACTCGTCCCCTGTCTCTACAGCAGGTGGGACCGTCAACTCGGTCCCAGTTATTGACCTTTTCTCTACTCCCAGCTCCACCAACAG CAACTCGAAAGCAGCAAATGACCTGCTGGATCTGCAACCAGCGTTCCAGCAGCCTCTGTCCATCCCTGCCACCAACACATGGGGAG ACTCCTTCAGTGGGACAAACCCTTATAGAAACACTGCTCTCTTCCAATCTGAACCCCCTGCCTTAGCTGGTCTGTTCAGAG GGTTTCCAGCCTCCCCGACGCCCCAGCAGCCCCAGAACTCTCAAAGCCTCAACGTTGACTTTGACTCGGTGTTTGGCAACAACACCAACGCCAACAACCTGGAGTCCACAG ACGTTTTAGGCGGCATCCTCAAACCCACAGTCACGTCCTTAACCAACCAGAGCACGCCCTTAAATGGCCAGCAGCCCCACAAACTGGTGTCCAACGACTTGGATTCATCTCTAGCCAACCTTGTTGGAA aTTTGGGGATGAGCAATGGGACAGCTAAGAA TGATCTTCACTGGAGCCAGCCTGGGGAGAGGAAGCTGACGGGCGGCACCAACTGGCAGCCCAAGACGGCTCCTTCCACCACCTGGAACCCTGCAAACATG gCTCCATCTGTCGTTGCCTTCCCCGCAACCACGCCGACGGGCATGATGGCATACGCGATG CCTCCTCAGATGGGCTCCATGATGATGACACAGCCAGGCCTGCTCTACTCCCAGCCTGGGATCAGGCAAGCCAACCCGTTTGGTACCAACCCGGGTGCCCAG ATGCAGTTCATGTAA